From a single Caldalkalibacillus uzonensis genomic region:
- a CDS encoding LutB/LldF family L-lactate oxidation iron-sulfur protein produces MSLSNPLPFKQRVEQGLNDPFLRQSLKNAQARFREGKQRAAQILGNLEEWRTRAEAIRHHTIEHLDYYLDQFATNVENNGGTVFFAETEQEAVDYLIRLAKAKQAKTVIKSKSMVSEETHVNKRLEEIGVEAIESDLGEYIIQLAKEMPSHIIAPAIHKNRRQIAQLFAEVAGKELPEDTSALTRFARHQLRDKFLNADIGISGCNFAVAETGSIVLVSNEGNARLTTTLPKTHVVMMGMERIVPTWEDLDAVLSLLPRSATGQKITSYVTALTGPRRENDQDGPEEMHVIIVDNGRSNALGTEYQSILHCIRCGACLNVCPVYRHIGGHAYGGVYTGPVGAVLTPILEGFDEWEELPYASSLCGACTETCPVKIPLHDMLIDLRRDEVDEKRSPGVERFIFRLFGTAMNNPALYRLGLKMAKHLLKPFADDEGFLNKGPGPLKAWTEERDFPAPAKESFREWWQRAGRYGGDPDGR; encoded by the coding sequence ATGAGTCTCTCCAATCCTCTGCCATTTAAACAACGAGTGGAACAAGGGCTGAATGATCCCTTCCTGCGCCAGTCCTTAAAAAACGCCCAAGCCCGTTTCCGGGAAGGAAAACAAAGAGCTGCTCAGATTTTGGGCAATCTTGAGGAATGGCGGACACGGGCAGAAGCGATTCGCCACCATACCATTGAACACCTCGATTACTATTTGGACCAATTCGCCACCAATGTGGAAAACAACGGTGGCACCGTCTTTTTTGCCGAGACAGAACAGGAAGCGGTGGATTACCTCATCCGTCTGGCTAAAGCAAAGCAGGCCAAAACTGTGATTAAGTCCAAGTCGATGGTCTCCGAAGAAACGCATGTAAACAAGCGCTTAGAGGAAATTGGAGTAGAAGCCATTGAATCGGATCTCGGAGAGTACATCATTCAGTTGGCTAAAGAGATGCCTTCTCATATTATTGCCCCGGCTATTCACAAAAACCGCAGACAGATTGCCCAGTTGTTTGCAGAAGTGGCCGGGAAAGAACTGCCCGAAGACACTTCGGCTTTAACCCGCTTTGCCCGCCACCAGTTGCGGGACAAATTTTTAAACGCGGATATAGGTATCAGCGGCTGTAACTTTGCTGTGGCAGAGACCGGCTCTATCGTCCTGGTCAGCAATGAAGGCAATGCCCGACTGACCACGACTTTGCCCAAAACCCATGTTGTCATGATGGGCATGGAGCGCATTGTGCCCACCTGGGAAGATCTTGATGCCGTGCTTTCTCTTCTGCCGCGCAGTGCCACCGGCCAAAAAATAACCAGCTATGTAACAGCACTAACCGGTCCCCGGCGGGAAAATGATCAAGACGGACCGGAAGAGATGCATGTGATTATCGTGGACAATGGCCGTTCCAACGCGTTGGGCACAGAGTACCAAAGCATTTTGCACTGCATCCGCTGTGGTGCCTGCCTGAACGTCTGCCCTGTTTACCGGCACATTGGCGGCCATGCCTACGGCGGTGTTTATACCGGCCCCGTGGGCGCAGTTTTAACCCCCATTTTAGAAGGATTTGATGAATGGGAAGAACTCCCTTACGCTTCCAGTCTGTGCGGTGCCTGTACGGAAACGTGCCCTGTCAAAATCCCTCTGCACGATATGCTGATTGATCTGCGCCGGGATGAAGTAGATGAGAAGCGGAGTCCTGGCGTGGAACGGTTTATTTTTCGTTTGTTCGGCACGGCGATGAACAACCCTGCCCTCTACCGGCTGGGATTAAAAATGGCCAAACATCTGTTAAAACCATTTGCTGATGATGAAGGATTCCTGAACAAGGGGCCAGGGCCATTAAAAGCATGGACCGAGGAACGCGACTTTCCTGCACCAGCTAAAGAAAGTTTCCGGGAATGGTGGCAGCGGGCAGGACGGTACGGAGGTGATCCCGATGGCAGATAG
- a CDS encoding L-lactate permease: MSVGLLSLFALTPIATVFIFLVILKWPAKKAMPLAYIITVLMALIIWGTPSNKVWAASVHGLVTALNMLFIVFGAILLLNTLKESGAIQAIRKGFTDISPDRRIQAILIAWLFGAFIEGSAGFGTPAAIAAPLLVAIGFPAMAAVLVALIIQSTPVSFGAVGTPILVGVNSGLDGQENVLAAIGSTPFSEYLFQIGVKVAMIHGLVGVLIPLIMVGMLTRFFGASRSFTEGLKVWKFALFAGVAFTVPYYLVALLFGPEFPSLLGALIGLLIVVPATKAKLFMPKETFDFEERSKWESQWIGKLNEVSQQSTETPAMSLLRAWAPYIIVAGLLVITRTVDTVQAALRHEYVTLSITDIFGSGISTSSQPLYLPGFIFIVASLATYFIHNMSKNGHYIRAWSDSLKTTFSAAAALIFAVPMVQVFLNSATDELASMPLVLAEGVSNMVGGLWPMFAPAIGALGAFIAGSNTVSNMMFSLFQFGTAESIGLGATGAGIVVALQAVGGAAGNMICVHNVVAASATVGLVGREGDLIRQALIPMTYYILATGGLGMALITGGANPWYLAWLVIIGLFLAFMLTNKGAAGEQNISHSLQK, from the coding sequence GTGAGCGTTGGTTTATTATCCCTGTTTGCATTGACACCTATCGCCACTGTATTTATTTTTCTCGTCATTTTAAAATGGCCAGCCAAAAAAGCCATGCCACTGGCCTACATCATAACCGTACTTATGGCGCTGATCATTTGGGGTACACCCTCAAACAAAGTATGGGCTGCCTCCGTTCACGGACTGGTCACGGCATTAAACATGCTGTTTATCGTTTTTGGGGCTATATTGCTCCTTAATACGTTAAAAGAAAGCGGTGCCATCCAAGCCATCCGTAAAGGTTTTACTGATATTTCTCCGGACCGGCGCATCCAAGCCATCCTCATTGCTTGGCTGTTTGGTGCGTTTATTGAAGGATCAGCCGGGTTTGGCACTCCTGCAGCCATTGCAGCGCCATTGCTTGTTGCCATTGGCTTTCCGGCTATGGCTGCGGTCTTGGTGGCACTGATTATTCAAAGCACACCCGTTTCTTTTGGAGCTGTAGGAACACCTATTCTGGTCGGTGTCAACAGCGGCCTTGACGGGCAAGAAAATGTACTAGCAGCCATTGGCTCAACACCTTTTTCAGAATATTTATTTCAAATTGGGGTTAAAGTGGCCATGATTCATGGTTTGGTTGGCGTATTGATCCCCTTGATCATGGTCGGGATGCTGACCCGCTTCTTTGGTGCATCACGCTCTTTTACAGAAGGGTTAAAGGTGTGGAAGTTCGCCCTGTTTGCGGGAGTGGCATTTACCGTTCCCTACTATTTGGTTGCCTTGTTGTTCGGTCCTGAGTTTCCGTCATTACTAGGGGCTTTAATTGGTTTATTGATCGTCGTACCCGCAACTAAAGCTAAATTATTTATGCCCAAAGAAACATTCGATTTTGAAGAACGCAGCAAGTGGGAATCCCAATGGATTGGTAAATTAAATGAGGTTTCCCAGCAATCAACCGAAACGCCTGCCATGTCCCTGTTAAGAGCTTGGGCCCCTTATATTATCGTTGCCGGTTTGTTGGTTATCACACGAACCGTTGATACGGTTCAGGCTGCATTGCGGCACGAGTATGTGACTCTTTCAATTACCGATATCTTTGGTTCAGGTATTTCAACTTCGTCTCAACCGCTTTATTTACCTGGATTTATCTTTATCGTGGCTTCTTTAGCTACCTACTTCATCCATAACATGTCCAAAAACGGACATTACATCCGGGCCTGGTCTGATTCGTTGAAGACCACGTTTAGTGCTGCTGCAGCCCTGATATTTGCTGTCCCCATGGTGCAGGTGTTTCTCAATTCCGCGACAGATGAGCTGGCCAGCATGCCGCTTGTTTTGGCAGAAGGGGTCTCTAATATGGTCGGGGGTTTATGGCCAATGTTTGCCCCGGCCATCGGTGCACTGGGCGCGTTTATCGCAGGCAGTAATACGGTCAGCAATATGATGTTCTCGTTATTCCAGTTTGGAACAGCTGAAAGTATTGGACTCGGAGCGACCGGGGCAGGCATTGTCGTGGCCTTGCAAGCAGTCGGGGGGGCTGCCGGAAATATGATTTGTGTCCACAATGTGGTCGCTGCTTCAGCCACCGTTGGTCTCGTGGGACGTGAAGGGGATTTGATTCGCCAAGCTTTAATCCCGATGACCTATTATATTCTTGCCACTGGTGGATTGGGTATGGCTCTGATTACCGGCGGGGCGAACCCCTGGTACTTGGCTTGGCTGGTCATCATCGGTTTATTCCTGGCCTTCATGCTTACCAACAAAGGTGCAGCTGGTGAGCAGAACATAAGCCACTCTCTTCAAAAATAA
- a CDS encoding 2-hydroxyacid dehydrogenase → MAKPYVFITMQIPNEIVSLLEKVAHVGMWEADIPCPRDKLLEEAAKADALFTMVVDRIDEEVLRTGQNLKLVANMAVGYDNIDLKTAKQLGIMVTNTPDVLSEATADLTFALLMATARRLVEASLALYEGKWTSWSPMYMAGQDVYGKTLGIVGMGRIGEAVARRAKGFDMEILYHNRHRKPDAEEKLGATYCSFEQLLQQADFVVSLAPLTPETRHLFGRREFELMKKTAIFINASRGPVVDEDALYHALKEKQIWAAGLDVFQQEPVPIDHPLLTLPNLVPLPHIGSASIPARMAMARLAAENIMLGLSGQKPKTLIDEAMWTSHRSR, encoded by the coding sequence ATGGCTAAACCGTACGTGTTTATTACCATGCAAATTCCGAATGAAATCGTTTCTCTTCTGGAAAAAGTAGCTCACGTAGGCATGTGGGAAGCCGATATTCCCTGCCCCAGGGATAAATTGCTGGAAGAGGCGGCCAAAGCGGATGCTCTGTTCACCATGGTGGTGGACCGCATCGACGAAGAAGTGTTAAGGACCGGACAAAATTTGAAACTGGTGGCCAATATGGCCGTCGGCTATGATAACATTGACCTTAAAACAGCCAAACAACTTGGCATTATGGTGACCAATACCCCCGATGTACTCAGTGAAGCGACAGCAGACCTCACCTTTGCTTTGCTGATGGCCACCGCCCGCCGTCTGGTAGAAGCCTCCCTGGCCTTGTATGAAGGCAAGTGGACTTCATGGAGTCCAATGTATATGGCTGGGCAGGATGTGTACGGCAAAACGCTGGGCATTGTGGGCATGGGCCGCATAGGGGAAGCAGTTGCCCGCCGGGCCAAGGGGTTTGACATGGAGATTCTATACCACAACCGCCATCGCAAACCAGACGCAGAAGAAAAGCTGGGAGCCACCTACTGTTCTTTTGAACAGCTCTTGCAACAAGCCGATTTTGTTGTATCTTTGGCTCCGCTGACCCCGGAAACCCGCCATTTGTTTGGCCGGCGGGAATTTGAATTGATGAAAAAGACAGCCATTTTTATTAATGCTTCCCGCGGACCTGTTGTTGATGAAGATGCCTTATATCATGCCTTGAAAGAGAAGCAAATTTGGGCAGCAGGATTAGATGTGTTTCAACAGGAGCCCGTGCCCATTGACCACCCCCTGCTCACCTTGCCAAATTTAGTTCCCCTTCCCCATATCGGCAGTGCCAGCATCCCGGCCCGGATGGCTATGGCTCGCCTGGCAGCTGAAAACATCATGCTAGGGCTGTCCGGCCAAAAACCCAAAACACTGATTGATGAAGCGATGTGGACCAGCCACCGCTCCCGCTAG
- a CDS encoding FAD-linked oxidase C-terminal domain-containing protein: MRRITGEIRAKLIEAAGVSAYFDDEESLLSHSYDATPMLQAMPEAVIYAQSTNQVSAVLKICHQYEIPVYTRGAASNLCGGTVPVHGGVVLVTTRMNRLLEIDEENLTATFETGLTTKALHQAVEAKGLFYPPDPGSMLVSTLGGNIAQCAGGLRGLKYGTTKDYVIGLTAVLPNGEVIHTGGKLMKDVAGYDLTKLLVGSEGTLAVITEATVKLLPKPQATSVMLAYFDDMYAAARTVSKIIAARIIPSTLEFMDHGTILVVEDYAKIGLPTDMKAILLIGQDGHPAVVEEDMEKMRAICMEEAREIKVAKDMREAEELMTARRSALSALARLKPTTILEDATVPRSQIATMVEKIAEIGAKYNVRICTFGHAGDGNLHPTCMTDARDQDEIERVEEAFEEIFAAALELGGTITGEHGVGIVKAPFLEWKVGPAGIEVMKGIKRAFDPKNILNPGKMFAGQTRKRVVINR; this comes from the coding sequence TTGCGTCGCATTACTGGGGAGATTCGTGCCAAGCTCATTGAAGCAGCCGGGGTTAGTGCTTATTTTGACGATGAGGAAAGTTTGCTCAGTCATTCCTATGATGCTACACCCATGCTGCAGGCCATGCCTGAGGCAGTGATCTATGCGCAATCGACCAACCAAGTCAGTGCCGTGTTGAAGATATGTCATCAGTATGAGATCCCTGTTTACACCAGGGGGGCGGCCAGCAATTTGTGCGGTGGCACCGTTCCGGTCCATGGTGGGGTGGTCCTGGTGACCACACGTATGAACCGTTTGCTGGAAATTGATGAGGAAAACTTAACAGCTACTTTTGAAACCGGTCTCACCACCAAAGCGCTGCATCAAGCAGTCGAAGCTAAAGGATTATTTTACCCCCCTGACCCAGGCAGTATGTTGGTCTCTACGTTAGGTGGAAATATTGCCCAGTGTGCCGGGGGGCTTCGCGGACTGAAATATGGCACCACAAAGGATTATGTGATCGGTTTAACAGCTGTCTTGCCCAACGGGGAAGTGATTCATACGGGAGGCAAATTGATGAAGGATGTGGCCGGCTACGATTTAACGAAATTGCTGGTCGGGTCTGAAGGCACCTTAGCTGTCATCACAGAAGCAACGGTGAAGCTTTTGCCTAAACCGCAGGCCACAAGCGTGATGTTGGCCTATTTCGATGATATGTATGCTGCTGCCCGGACGGTCTCCAAAATTATCGCTGCCCGTATCATTCCCAGTACGCTGGAGTTTATGGATCATGGCACCATTTTGGTGGTAGAAGACTATGCTAAGATCGGCCTTCCCACTGACATGAAGGCCATCTTATTGATCGGACAGGACGGACATCCTGCTGTGGTGGAAGAGGATATGGAAAAAATGAGGGCAATTTGTATGGAAGAAGCGCGGGAAATCAAAGTGGCCAAAGACATGCGGGAAGCAGAGGAACTTATGACTGCACGCCGCAGTGCCTTGTCCGCCTTGGCACGCCTTAAACCGACCACCATTTTGGAAGATGCTACAGTACCACGCTCCCAGATTGCGACCATGGTGGAAAAAATTGCAGAGATTGGCGCCAAATATAACGTCCGTATCTGTACCTTCGGCCATGCAGGTGACGGCAATCTTCATCCGACATGTATGACCGATGCCCGGGATCAAGACGAAATTGAACGGGTGGAAGAAGCGTTTGAAGAGATTTTTGCCGCTGCATTGGAGCTGGGAGGAACCATTACAGGCGAACACGGTGTAGGTATCGTCAAGGCTCCTTTTTTGGAATGGAAAGTGGGCCCGGCTGGTATAGAGGTGATGAAAGGGATTAAACGGGCATTCGATCCGAAAAACATTCTAAACCCTGGAAAAATGTTTGCCGGCCAAACCCGCAAGAGAGTGGTGATTAACAGATGA
- a CDS encoding (Fe-S)-binding protein, which yields MRVSLFITCLSDCFFPRVGQAVVHLLRRHGCEVDFPLEQVCCGQPAYNSGYHEEARTAAKQLIRAFKNAQYVVSPSGSCAAMIRHYYPTLFAADDEWRDKAQQFADKVYEFSQFMVNILKVSSVDACYEGRATYHHSCHMMRGLGVSGEPLRLLQSIKGLEVVDLPYHQDCCGFGGTFAVKMKEISEQMVDEKVEHILATQANILVGSDMACLMNIQGRLRRLGYPVQVFHVAELLYEGVQRYESLQSSAI from the coding sequence ATGCGCGTTTCTCTGTTCATCACCTGTCTTTCAGATTGTTTTTTTCCACGTGTAGGCCAGGCGGTCGTTCATTTATTGCGCCGTCACGGCTGCGAGGTAGATTTTCCTCTCGAACAGGTCTGTTGCGGTCAGCCTGCCTATAACAGCGGTTACCATGAAGAGGCCCGGACAGCAGCCAAACAACTGATCCGCGCCTTTAAAAACGCTCAGTACGTGGTGTCCCCTTCTGGTTCCTGTGCAGCCATGATTCGCCATTATTATCCTACTTTGTTTGCAGCCGACGACGAGTGGCGTGATAAGGCCCAGCAATTTGCCGACAAAGTTTATGAATTCTCTCAATTTATGGTTAATATTCTAAAAGTTAGCTCTGTTGATGCCTGTTACGAAGGCAGAGCCACCTATCATCATTCCTGCCATATGATGCGGGGCCTGGGTGTCTCGGGCGAACCCCTTCGACTTTTACAATCCATCAAGGGATTAGAAGTCGTGGATCTGCCTTATCATCAGGATTGCTGCGGGTTTGGTGGAACTTTTGCCGTGAAGATGAAAGAGATTTCTGAACAAATGGTGGATGAAAAAGTGGAACATATCCTTGCTACTCAGGCCAATATTTTGGTTGGTTCTGATATGGCCTGCCTGATGAACATCCAAGGGCGTTTGAGAAGACTTGGATATCCTGTCCAGGTTTTTCATGTAGCCGAACTGTTATATGAGGGGGTGCAGCGCTATGAGTCTCTCCAATCCTCTGCCATTTAA
- a CDS encoding LutC/YkgG family protein, with product MADRQAFLQKIAHKLGRPTPTQVNRPRWTRHPWDHLCQGLTQSELVDQFEQELSALTGEVVRISTLQELPEAVSRWIQEEGCKRIVAWQHPSAAGQVLTETLNQLRDIHTTYWSSSAGREALIAAAEQADLGLVVAEHGLAETGTVVLYNRGEQGRLVSLLPTTCGVILHGSQIIPRLTQVLSQFKGIVPDYSCINLITGPSRSADIEMDLSIGVHGPGRIVVFLIDDHLS from the coding sequence ATGGCAGATAGACAGGCATTTTTGCAGAAGATTGCCCATAAACTGGGACGTCCCACACCTACACAGGTCAACCGTCCCCGCTGGACCCGTCACCCTTGGGACCATCTGTGCCAAGGCCTTACTCAAAGCGAGCTGGTAGATCAATTTGAACAAGAACTGAGCGCTTTAACCGGTGAAGTGGTACGCATTTCTACCCTGCAAGAGCTGCCTGAAGCAGTGAGCCGTTGGATTCAAGAGGAGGGCTGTAAGCGAATCGTGGCCTGGCAGCATCCTTCTGCTGCAGGACAAGTCCTTACCGAAACCTTGAACCAGTTAAGAGACATCCACACCACCTATTGGTCGTCCTCAGCCGGACGGGAGGCCCTTATTGCCGCAGCCGAACAAGCCGATTTAGGATTGGTGGTGGCTGAGCACGGCCTGGCAGAAACAGGCACTGTTGTGCTCTATAACCGGGGAGAGCAAGGAAGATTGGTCAGTTTGTTGCCCACTACTTGTGGCGTGATCCTGCACGGGTCACAAATTATCCCGCGACTCACCCAAGTGTTAAGCCAGTTCAAAGGGATTGTCCCAGATTATTCCTGCATTAACCTTATTACTGGGCCCAGCCGCAGTGCTGACATAGAAATGGATCTGAGCATCGGCGTTCACGGTCCAGGACGTATTGTTGTCTTTCTCATTGACGATCATCTGTCGTAA
- a CDS encoding FadR/GntR family transcriptional regulator, with protein MGYKRVRTKKIYEIVAEQLIEMIKSGELKPGDKLDSVEQLAKNFNVGRSAIREALSALRAMGLVHMKQGEGTFVNAYDFSKLSLPATPAILLDNKSMLEFFEVRKIIETGAASLAATKRKESDLAQMKAALDEMSRAAGDEDLGEKADVKFHLAIAEASQNSVLVKLMNQIADTMVETMRESRRIWLYAEESTFERLYQEHVSIYQAIVDRNAPLAEQLMLAHLVKVEEVLIRFNKDLEHTKTE; from the coding sequence ATGGGATATAAACGTGTCAGAACAAAAAAAATCTATGAAATTGTAGCTGAACAGTTAATAGAGATGATCAAAAGCGGGGAATTAAAACCTGGGGATAAACTGGATTCGGTTGAACAGCTGGCCAAAAACTTTAATGTTGGCCGTTCAGCCATTCGGGAAGCATTAAGTGCATTGAGGGCCATGGGCTTGGTGCACATGAAGCAGGGAGAAGGAACTTTTGTCAATGCCTATGACTTTTCCAAGCTTTCCTTGCCCGCTACACCGGCTATTTTACTAGATAACAAGAGCATGCTGGAGTTTTTTGAAGTGCGCAAAATCATTGAAACAGGGGCCGCAAGTCTGGCAGCAACCAAACGGAAGGAGTCCGATTTAGCCCAGATGAAAGCGGCCCTGGACGAAATGAGCCGAGCGGCAGGAGATGAAGATCTCGGGGAAAAGGCCGATGTCAAATTTCATCTGGCAATCGCAGAAGCGTCTCAAAACAGCGTTTTAGTCAAGCTCATGAACCAAATTGCCGATACGATGGTAGAAACCATGAGGGAAAGCCGGCGCATCTGGCTCTATGCGGAAGAATCCACCTTTGAACGATTATATCAAGAGCATGTTTCCATTTATCAGGCCATTGTTGACCGCAATGCGCCACTAGCTGAACAGCTGATGCTTGCCCACCTCGTCAAAGTTGAAGAGGTATTGATTCGTTTTAACAAAGATCTTGAACATACAAAAACAGAATAA